The Kineothrix sp. MB12-C1 genome includes a window with the following:
- a CDS encoding flagellar hook protein FlgE, with amino-acid sequence MMRSLYAGVAGLRTHQTKMDVIGNNIANVNTTAYKSQSVTFRDLMYQTTQKASGANAETGVGGTNAKQIGLGVVTGAINTAIAQQGSAQTTNNPFDIMITGDAFFVVSNGMENFFTRDGSFYVDGAGNLAMTSTGYNVMGWKVDETTGEPKSDTVTALRIMDDTNKSYPAEATSEARVTGIIDKNDTKVNSAAGRIMNLEFYDNQGYKYTAKMSVHGTTTDGNYYVQLDDILDSNGKSIGEDAMNEVAFGESLDVAVSQAYTLVNGSADGSGIITIKSGSNTYAGATVGNQVTTIPASGTPELAALKAAYPSIDFSLVTSFTIDGKGTLTVDTVSSGTIPAAVSAVGGTFSTENIILTSGATSLTLPVGAQNMATIDKVAIKTLYGLDIDAEGVNEIEIAANGTLTVTNRTVEKAANLVYNTGNGNFVSVNGNGAGTMSLSFGNNPKFSTININFSNSQSVNNNGSSTIAATSGTVEGLGAGRKIGEMIAVSIGKDGIIYASYDNGMSKCLGQIATAVFANPSGLEKQGDNLYSATMNSGAFDGIGVDITADGGYMSTGVLEMSNVDLSAEFTEMITTQRGFQANSRIITVSDTMLEELTNLKR; translated from the coding sequence ATGATGAGATCACTTTATGCTGGTGTGGCAGGGCTTAGAACGCACCAGACCAAGATGGACGTTATCGGCAATAATATTGCCAACGTCAATACAACAGCGTACAAATCACAGTCAGTTACATTCAGAGATCTGATGTATCAGACAACACAGAAAGCATCCGGAGCAAATGCTGAGACAGGCGTAGGTGGTACCAACGCGAAACAGATCGGTCTCGGTGTTGTAACGGGAGCGATTAATACGGCAATCGCGCAGCAGGGCTCCGCGCAGACAACGAATAATCCCTTCGATATTATGATCACAGGAGATGCCTTCTTCGTAGTAAGTAATGGTATGGAGAACTTCTTCACAAGGGATGGTTCCTTCTATGTAGATGGTGCGGGTAACTTGGCTATGACAAGCACCGGATACAATGTAATGGGTTGGAAAGTGGATGAAACCACCGGTGAACCGAAGTCCGATACTGTAACAGCACTTCGTATTATGGATGATACGAATAAGAGTTATCCGGCGGAAGCAACCAGTGAAGCAAGAGTGACAGGTATTATCGATAAGAACGACACGAAAGTGAACAGTGCTGCCGGTCGAATTATGAACCTGGAATTCTACGATAACCAGGGATATAAATATACGGCAAAAATGAGCGTTCACGGAACGACAACTGATGGCAATTACTATGTACAGTTGGATGATATTTTGGATTCCAATGGTAAGAGCATCGGTGAAGATGCTATGAATGAGGTAGCCTTTGGAGAGAGTCTGGATGTGGCTGTATCACAAGCATATACACTTGTAAATGGAAGTGCGGACGGTTCAGGTATTATTACAATTAAAAGTGGATCAAATACATATGCTGGTGCAACGGTTGGAAATCAAGTGACTACGATACCTGCTTCAGGGACACCGGAGTTGGCAGCTTTGAAAGCGGCATATCCAAGTATTGATTTTTCATTAGTTACAAGCTTTACCATTGATGGGAAGGGGACTTTGACAGTGGATACTGTAAGCAGTGGTACGATCCCGGCCGCGGTTTCGGCAGTTGGTGGCACCTTCTCAACTGAAAATATAATATTAACAAGCGGGGCAACATCGTTGACTTTGCCGGTGGGGGCACAGAATATGGCGACGATTGATAAGGTGGCTATTAAGACACTCTATGGTTTGGATATTGATGCTGAAGGCGTGAATGAGATTGAAATAGCAGCGAATGGTACCTTAACAGTCACGAATAGAACAGTGGAAAAAGCAGCTAACCTCGTATACAATACGGGCAATGGAAACTTCGTAAGTGTAAACGGTAACGGTGCAGGAACAATGAGCCTGAGTTTCGGAAATAATCCGAAGTTCTCTACCATCAATATAAACTTCTCCAATTCTCAGAGTGTAAATAATAATGGTTCCAGCACAATTGCGGCGACGAGCGGGACTGTAGAGGGTCTCGGAGCAGGACGTAAGATTGGTGAGATGATTGCTGTTTCTATCGGAAAGGACGGAATTATATACGCTTCTTACGATAATGGAATGAGTAAATGCTTAGGACAGATTGCGACAGCAGTATTCGCCAACCCTTCGGGTCTTGAGAAGCAGGGAGACAACCTCTATTCTGCAACGATGAACTCCGGTGCCTTCGATGGCATTGGTGTAGACATCACTGCGGATGGCGGTTATATGAGCACAGGCGTCCTGGAGATGAGTAATGTGGATTTATCGGCAGAGTTTACAGAGATGATCACAACGCAGAGAGGTTTCCAGGCCAACAGCCGAATTATTACAGTTTCTGATACGATGTTAGAAGAACTGACCAATTTAAAACGTTAG
- a CDS encoding TIGR02530 family flagellar biosynthesis protein, which produces MKIQDNQFLSIEQLQAKYFTQAQRSRKVSEESKASFYDVLTSTSKAAEIASGVKFSKHAANRLAERNIELTQNQKERLQEGTVKAGLKGINESLVLVDQLAFIVNVPNNTVVTAMKQTETDENVFTNIDGAVII; this is translated from the coding sequence ATGAAGATTCAGGATAATCAGTTCCTTTCCATAGAACAGCTTCAAGCGAAATATTTTACCCAGGCACAGCGAAGCCGCAAGGTCTCGGAAGAGAGTAAGGCATCCTTTTATGATGTATTAACGAGTACGAGCAAAGCTGCGGAAATCGCGTCGGGAGTGAAGTTCTCCAAACATGCGGCCAATCGTCTGGCAGAGCGTAATATAGAACTTACGCAGAACCAGAAGGAAAGATTGCAGGAAGGAACCGTAAAAGCAGGACTGAAAGGAATTAATGAATCACTGGTACTTGTCGACCAGTTGGCATTTATCGTGAATGTTCCCAACAACACGGTAGTAACTGCTATGAAACAGACAGAAACAGATGAAAACGTATTTACGAATATAGATGGCGCAGTAATTATATAG
- a CDS encoding flagellar hook assembly protein FlgD yields MSVIAQIKDGKVVESTSASSMAKSTVKDKSTLDKDAFLGLLVAQMKYQDPLQPTSNTEFVAQYAQFSSLEQMQNMSSTLELSRASTLVGQVVSVNTTNSNGQTTQIQGKVDYIVYENSKAYVSIGGALYSLNDVYGVADQGYLDAYDLAVEFAIAMNKLPSKENLSLDHRETVEKLDETYKKMSDYEKSFVASDYVTKLKEYTERMEELVKDWEENNAEKDVDKDGDDE; encoded by the coding sequence CTTCTATGGCAAAGAGCACGGTAAAGGATAAATCTACATTAGACAAAGATGCATTCTTAGGATTATTGGTGGCACAGATGAAATATCAGGATCCGCTGCAGCCTACTTCCAATACGGAGTTCGTAGCGCAGTATGCACAGTTTTCTTCTTTGGAGCAGATGCAGAATATGAGCTCTACATTAGAGTTATCCAGAGCCTCTACTTTAGTAGGGCAGGTGGTGAGCGTTAATACGACAAACAGCAACGGACAGACCACTCAGATTCAAGGAAAGGTCGATTATATCGTATATGAAAATAGCAAAGCCTATGTATCGATTGGAGGTGCCCTCTATTCATTAAATGATGTATACGGAGTGGCTGACCAAGGTTATTTGGATGCGTATGATCTTGCAGTGGAGTTCGCAATTGCGATGAACAAGCTTCCGTCAAAGGAGAATCTCAGTTTAGACCATAGGGAAACGGTTGAGAAACTGGATGAGACCTACAAAAAGATGTCCGATTACGAAAAATCTTTTGTTGCTTCTGATTATGTAACGAAGCTGAAAGAATACACAGAGCGTATGGAAGAGTTAGTAAAGGATTGGGAAGAGAATAACGCTGAAAAAGATGTAGATAAAGATGGGGACGATGAATAG